A stretch of DNA from Streptobacillus canis:
TTATGTCTTCTAATCCTGCTATCATTCTTAGTGTTGTTGATTTTGCACATCCTGATGGTCCTACAAATACCATGAATTCTCCATCTTTTATTTCTAGGTTTATTCCATGTACTGCTTTAAATCCATTTGGATATTGTTTTTCTACATTCTTTAATATTACTTCTGCCATTTACTCTCTCCTAATAAAAAATATATTTCTACAATAACATTATACCTCAACTTTTCATAAAGTCAATCATTTTTTTGAAATTT
This window harbors:
- a CDS encoding ATP-binding cassette domain-containing protein; the protein is MAEVILKNVEKQYPNGFKAVHGINLEIKDGEFMVFVGPSGCAKSTTLRMIAGLEDI